A region of the Aerosakkonema funiforme FACHB-1375 genome:
GTGAATCCAGCCTACGAACAACTGTTTAGCGAGCAAAGTCGAGCCGAACATAATGCACTTTTAAGTCGCATGGGAAAACGCCTTGTTCAAGAACAAAATCAAATCGAAGTTCGTAGCGAAATAGCTAAGAAGTTAAGTAAGTCAGGTAACTTTGAGCAAGAGTACAAAACTGTACTGCAAAACTTGAGCGAAAAGCAATATGAATCCCTCGATAAAGTTCTAGAACAAACTGCTGAAATTAGCGAAATAAATTTGATTTATTTGTTGCGAAAAGCCAGTCAAGGTCAACCTGTTAACAAAGTCGCACAGGCAGTGCCGAAGCCGCAAACCGCAACAGCAGCAAGTGGAGGAACGACCAAACCACCGGCACAAGGAACGGCCTCGGTGGCTGAGAAAAAAGTAGATAAGCAGGAAACATCTCCTACCGAGACATACTGCCGTCGCGCACTAGAATATATCGAAAAGAATTACCCTGCTAGAGCGGTTTTGGAAATGAAGGACGCGCTTAAAATGGAGCCAAATAACAGTCGCTGTCATGCCATACTGGCAATGGCTTATTGGAAGCAAGACCAGATGACTATGGCTAAGGTTCATATGAATCAAGCTTTGAAGTTTAATCCTCAAGAACCAACTGCTTTGGAAGTCAAAAAACTGATGGAAAAACTGGCAGAAAAATCTGCTGCCGCTACCGCCTCTGCGAAGAAGAAGGAGGCGGAAAAATCCAGTGGCGGTTTATTTGGTTTATTTGGCAAGAAAACTGACAAAAACGAAAAGAAAAAGTAATAATGCTGCATCAATCACCCCCCTCACCCCCCTCCTTCCCCCCAAAAAGGGGGGATAGCAAAGGCGGAACTTTTGTTCGCTCAGATGATAAAGGACTGAATTTTTATGCCCCAGGGGCGAGAGATTTATTGCCCCTGGATGTGGCGCAAAAACGTTGGATTGAAGAACGTTTGCAGCAGGTATATCATCGAGCGGGTTATCACCGGATTATTACCTCCACGATCGAGCGTTTGGATACACTGATGGCTGGGGGAGCGATCGACAGATCGACGGTGCTGCAACTGCAAAACATTGAAGAAGAAGGACTGGGGTTGCGTCCAGAACTAACGGCTAGTATCGCACGGACTGCTGTTACTCGCATGGCTGGCGTCACCTATCCCCAACGCCTCTACTACAATGCCAATGTGTTTCGACGATCGCACGATAGCAGCCACAACAATCAGCAGGAATTTTATCAAGCTGGGGTAGAATTGATCGGTGGCGGCGGGTTGCTTGCGGATGCAGAAATCTTGCTCTTGCTGACAGAATGTTTGCAGACTCTGGGTTTGCATAACTGGTATTTGATTTTGGGAGAAGCAGAACTGACGCGAAGTTTGCTCTCTGCTTTTCCCAGTGCTTTGCAAGATAAGGTGCGGTTTGCGATCGCTCATCTGGATCGCGTTACCTTAGAAACGCTACCGCTTTCCGACGAACTGCGCCAACGCGCTCTGATATTGTTGGATTTGCGCGGACGCCCAAATGATGTGCTACAAAAAGTTGCCAATCTAGAACTAGCGCCGCCTCAACAAGAAGCTCTCAACAATCTTAAATCTCTGATAGAATTACTCGAACAAGGTTTTCCAAAGCTAGCCGATGGATCGTCGCTCGCCTCAAAATTAATTCTCGACCTCAGCTTAATTCAAACCTTCGATTACTACACCGGCATAGTATTTGAAGCAGTCGGCGAAACGGAAACTGACAAGCGCGTTCTGGGACAGGGAGGTCGCTACGATCGATTGCTCAGTCTCTATCACCCTCAAGGAGACAATGTTCCCGGTATTGGATTCTGTCTCAATATCGAAGATCTGCACCAAGCCTTGCTACCTACCGCTCAGCTGCCTCACCAAACGCCCGCCAGCGACTGGTTAGTTGTTCCCGAAACTCCCCAAGCTTACCCAGCTGCGTTTGCTTACGCCCAAACTCTCAGAGATTCGGTCAATTTAGTGCGCGTGGAAATAGATTTGGGAGGACGCGATCCCGATGCGATTCGGGAATACGCCAGTCTTCGCCGTATCCGTCAAATTGCTTGGGTACAAGGGGAAGGCTCCCCAACAATTGAAACCCTATAAAAAAGCATTACAATTCGTAATGTAGGTTAGAAGGCGAGTTCTGTTCGGGCTCGTCTGCCGAATTTTGAGAGAGAGAACACTGTGCCTCACACGATCGTTACTGATATTTGCGAAGGCGTCGCCGACTGCGTTTCCGCTTGTCCCGTTGCTTGCATTCACGAAGGCCCAGGCAAAAATGTCAAAGGTACTGATTGGTACTGGATTGATTTTGCCACCTGCATTGACTGCGGTATTTGTCTACAGGTATGTCCTGTAGAAGATGCGATAGTCGCTGAAGAGCGTCCGGATTTGCAAAAAACGCCTTCTTAAAAGTCAAAAGTCAAACGTCAAACGTCAAACGTCAAACGTCGAAAGTCAAAAGTCGAAAGTCAAAAGTCAAAAGTCAAAAGTCAAAAGTCAAAAGTCAAAAGTCAAAAGTCAAAAGTCAAAAGTCAAAAGTCAAAAGTCAAAAGTCAAAGTCAAAAGTCAAAAGTCAAAAGTCAAAGTCAAAAGTCAAAAGTCAAAAGTCAAAAGTCAAAATTTACTCCTCCCTAATCCCTAGTCCCTAGCCCCTAACCCCTAACCCCTAACCCCTAGCCCCTTCTTCCCAATGACCAATGACCCCATATTATTAGTTGAAGATGTTTACGCAGGATATGTTAAAGATTTGGATATCCTGCAAGGCGTCAATTTCAAAATTTATCCCGCTGAATTGGTGGCGGTAATTGGCCCCAACGGGGCGGGAAAATCAACGCTGGCTAAAACTATTTTTGGTCTGCTGAATCCTCACCGAGGCAAAATTACTTTTAAGGGCGAAAGTATTGGTGGGTTAAAATCCGATCGCATCGTGCAGCGGGGAATGTGCTACGTGCCCCAAATTGCCAATGTTTTTCCTTCTCTGACCGTGGAAGAGAATCTGGAAATGGGTGCTTTTATCCGCAACGTGCGTTTGCAACCTCTCA
Encoded here:
- a CDS encoding J domain-containing protein, with protein sequence MALNIERGLFKFDFTDHHAVLGVPLDATANDVRKRYLKISRRLHPDSCIAESEAVKHQASQFFAKMVNPAYEQLFSEQSRAEHNALLSRMGKRLVQEQNQIEVRSEIAKKLSKSGNFEQEYKTVLQNLSEKQYESLDKVLEQTAEISEINLIYLLRKASQGQPVNKVAQAVPKPQTATAASGGTTKPPAQGTASVAEKKVDKQETSPTETYCRRALEYIEKNYPARAVLEMKDALKMEPNNSRCHAILAMAYWKQDQMTMAKVHMNQALKFNPQEPTALEVKKLMEKLAEKSAAATASAKKKEAEKSSGGLFGLFGKKTDKNEKKK
- a CDS encoding ATP phosphoribosyltransferase regulatory subunit — protein: MLHQSPPSPPSFPPKRGDSKGGTFVRSDDKGLNFYAPGARDLLPLDVAQKRWIEERLQQVYHRAGYHRIITSTIERLDTLMAGGAIDRSTVLQLQNIEEEGLGLRPELTASIARTAVTRMAGVTYPQRLYYNANVFRRSHDSSHNNQQEFYQAGVELIGGGGLLADAEILLLLTECLQTLGLHNWYLILGEAELTRSLLSAFPSALQDKVRFAIAHLDRVTLETLPLSDELRQRALILLDLRGRPNDVLQKVANLELAPPQQEALNNLKSLIELLEQGFPKLADGSSLASKLILDLSLIQTFDYYTGIVFEAVGETETDKRVLGQGGRYDRLLSLYHPQGDNVPGIGFCLNIEDLHQALLPTAQLPHQTPASDWLVVPETPQAYPAAFAYAQTLRDSVNLVRVEIDLGGRDPDAIREYASLRRIRQIAWVQGEGSPTIETL
- a CDS encoding indolepyruvate ferredoxin oxidoreductase subunit alpha, producing MPHTIVTDICEGVADCVSACPVACIHEGPGKNVKGTDWYWIDFATCIDCGICLQVCPVEDAIVAEERPDLQKTPS